One window from the genome of Paraneptunicella aestuarii encodes:
- the bcp gene encoding thioredoxin-dependent thiol peroxidase, whose product MPIQAGTPAPDFSLQDQNDKTVTLSQLKGKKVLVYFYPKAMTPGCTVQAQGLRDAKAELDAKGLVVLGISIDAVPRLTKFVERDELNFTLLSDEDHAVADAFGVWGPKKFMGKEYDGIHRISFLIDENGMVEHVFDKFKTKDHHEVVLDYLNG is encoded by the coding sequence ATGCCTATTCAAGCTGGTACACCCGCACCAGATTTTAGCTTACAAGATCAAAACGATAAGACGGTTACCCTGTCACAACTGAAGGGTAAAAAGGTATTGGTTTACTTTTACCCGAAAGCCATGACGCCGGGCTGTACAGTACAAGCACAAGGCTTGCGCGACGCAAAAGCCGAGCTTGATGCCAAAGGGTTGGTTGTATTGGGTATTAGCATTGATGCCGTACCACGGCTGACCAAATTTGTTGAGCGCGATGAATTAAACTTCACCTTGTTGTCAGATGAAGACCACGCTGTCGCCGACGCCTTTGGTGTTTGGGGCCCCAAAAAGTTCATGGGTAAAGAATATGACGGTATTCACCGCATCAGCTTTTTGATTGATGAAAACGGCATGGTTGAACATGTTTTTGATAAATTCAAAACCAAGGATCATCATGAAGTGGTTTTGGATTATTTGAACGGTTAA
- a CDS encoding DUF6445 family protein has protein sequence MVSVTLDQNTSTTDVLFRFDVNPKAQWQCISVGNEALPVWIVDDFWLQPQALAELAACADSKEEFAEEPGDYYPGVRRYFYRSGTDVSDIGAYLQKSLASALNKQLQQAGTLEFLALSLATKSPQQVKPIQLIPHFDSVSEQQYAVVGYLFKNDSGANEQTSEHGGTSFYRHRETGFESITQQRAPQYMKTLQRQATTVGMPKGEFINGDTALFERIYQVPAKFNRMLVYSANLLHSGDLQANSLSANPNIGRLTWNACFNC, from the coding sequence GTGGTTTCAGTAACGCTTGACCAGAACACTTCGACAACCGATGTTTTATTTCGCTTTGATGTTAACCCAAAAGCGCAGTGGCAGTGCATTAGTGTAGGCAACGAAGCACTGCCTGTCTGGATTGTGGATGACTTCTGGTTGCAGCCCCAAGCTCTTGCTGAATTAGCCGCTTGCGCTGATTCGAAAGAAGAATTCGCCGAAGAACCCGGTGATTATTACCCCGGCGTTAGACGCTATTTTTATCGAAGTGGTACAGATGTTTCTGATATAGGAGCATATCTGCAAAAGTCTCTCGCCAGCGCTTTAAATAAGCAACTGCAACAAGCCGGAACACTGGAGTTCTTGGCATTGTCATTAGCCACTAAATCGCCGCAGCAGGTGAAACCTATCCAGCTTATTCCTCATTTCGATTCCGTCAGCGAACAGCAATACGCCGTTGTTGGTTATCTGTTCAAAAATGACTCAGGCGCAAATGAGCAAACCAGTGAGCATGGTGGCACTTCATTCTATCGCCACCGAGAAACCGGGTTTGAAAGCATTACCCAGCAACGAGCGCCGCAATATATGAAAACCTTGCAACGACAGGCGACGACAGTGGGAATGCCCAAAGGTGAATTCATTAACGGCGATACCGCGCTGTTTGAACGTATTTATCAGGTTCCCGCTAAATTCAATCGCATGCTGGTGTATTCTGCCAACTTACTGCACTCAGGCGACCTGCAAGCCAATAGCTTAAGCGCCAATCCTAACATTGGGCGCTTAACCTGGAATGCGTGTTTTAATTGTTAG